From Tachypleus tridentatus isolate NWPU-2018 chromosome 8, ASM421037v1, whole genome shotgun sequence, a single genomic window includes:
- the LOC143222757 gene encoding uncharacterized protein LOC143222757 yields the protein MRNIRMKKLSVNFKDAGAEEDYSVAQPSDEYKIVNGQTFVRPKDRKVNVAHVKSKLDTKAPVSRSKRSSVGLPKVKPNQQRVLHNNNTIKDDVIDEAMQKSIKMNQVEKRLFEDLEEMKKQQQRYGRRNEAVIVQRLANKLRKDVVAAGLREFEGPYNYKTYEKYIFEQIRLLSNQGKIPQIKKNNPVIEGHGRRPAKPFFPKPNVPGKSVLPAISPPSSGGTTASETNTNSQNRSNHIYRSSNKSTIRSVLNRNIGSTVAAPSGVKKRESMKNDELRSKTNVNESNLKQYKQVNNENRPVSHKDTASNVARNDVSLDNSHLKKTEYGFQNFNSLEEEGETGKNFDLQGNIITSNGKTDDTVTTEVTESRYRVTTDLVTDYNGQLKDVSGENNESEQDNSSDRKQEISSSSGKGETNNKDKKSVNESVHRVMSASLQNGAQPSDTVTVEVSSEGSATKYTHTTTVEDLLRATTVPRTDDESQKRSLKLEDMLDLENDGPLTFEIRHGREKNVFKLPADKLQNNKKWQVTFTIGKEEHRPVC from the exons AGGCGCTGAAGAAGATTACAGTGTAGCACAACCTAGTGAcgaatataaaatagtaaatggGCAAACATTTGTGAGACCTAAGGACCGGAAAGTGAATGTTGCACACGTGAAATCGAAACTAGACACCAAAGCACCTGTTTCTCGTAGTAAACGATCTTCTGTAGGACTACCGAAAGTGAAACCTAATCAACAACGTGTTTTACACaataacaatactataaaagATGACGTAATCGATGAAGCGATGCAGAAAAGCataaaaat GAACCAGGTGGAGAAAAGATTATTTGAAGATCTagaagaaatgaaaaaacaacaacaacgctaTGGTCGCAGAAACGAAGCTGTCATTGTCCAGAGGTTAGCCAACAAATTACGAAAGGACGTGGTGGCAGCTGGTCTACGGGAATTTGAAGGGccatataattataaaacttatgaaaaatatatatttg AACAAATAAGGCTTTTGTCGAATCAAGGAAAGATACCACAAATTAAG aaaaacaatCCTGTCATAGAAGGTCACGGACGTCGGCCAG CTAAACCATTTTTCCCAAAACCTAATGTTCCTGGGAAGTCCGTTTTGCCGGCTATTTCTCCTCCATCAAGTGGAGGAACAACAGCTagtgaaacaaacacaaactctCAAAATCGCTCAAACCATATATATCGTTCGTCAAATAAATCTACTATAAGGTCTGTGTTAAACCGAAATATAGGATCCACTGTAGCAGCACCTTCTGGAGTCAAAAAGAGAGAAAGTATGAAAAATGATGAACTAAGGTCAAAAACGAatgttaatgaaagtaatttgAAACAGTATAAACAGGTAAATAACGAAAATAGGCCTGTGTCACATAAAGACACAGCGAGTAATGTTGCACGTAATGATGTGAGTCTTGATAATTCCCACCTCAAGAAGACCGAATACGGATTCCAGAATTTTAATAGTTTAGAGGAAGAAGGAGAGACTGGTAAAAACTTCGATCTTCAAggaaatattataacaagtaatggAAAAACAGATGATACAGTAACTACTGAAGTAACTGAAAGTAGGTACAGAGTGACAACTGATTTAGTTACTGATTATAACGGGCAACTGAAAGATGTAAGTGGAGAGAATAACGAATCTGAACAAGACAATAGTTCAGACAGAAAGCAAGAAATTTCGTCTTCTTCAGGAAAGggagaaacaaataataaagataaaaaatctgTTAATGAGTCGGTACATCGAGTAATGAGTGCTAGTCTTCAAAACGGTGCCCAACCTTCTGATACGGTTACGGTAGAAGTGAGCTCCGAAGGTTCCGCTACAAAATATACTCACACTACAACAGTCGAGGATCTACTTCGAGCAACAACAGTTCCAAGGACAGACGACGAATCACAGAAGCGGTCGCTGAAGTTAGAAGATATGCTTGATTTGGAGAACGATGGACCTCTCACGTTCGAAATCAGGCATGGTCGAGAAAAAAACGTATTTAAACTTCCGGCGGACAAACTACAGAATAACAAAAAATGGCAGGTGACTTTTACAATCGGGAAAGAAGAACATAGACCGGTTTGCTAG